The sequence TGGTTTGGATGTATGCCCAGAGCCCaaatgctggcagtgctgccgCCAGTCACTCCAGCCAttcctttctcccctctccctctccaCACTCAGTATTTCTTGCCTGGTGGATGCATCCAGCAGCTGTCCTCACAGCATACCTACAATATCCATGTTTTTGTAACACAGCTGCTTATCTCAGGGCCCAGCAGTTAAAGGGCTCGGCTGAGTGTTGCAATGTACAGTGCAAGTCCTTTGCATTCCTGGAGTCACAGACCTGGGCAGCTCAGTGCTCCCTGTGAGGTATGCCTGAAAGGCTTCTGTCTCAGCCATGCCCAGGCAGCTGCTCCATTCCCTCTTGCAGGGTGAGGGGTATGCAGTCCCCACTCCTCTCCTTGTGTCTCCCAATGGCTCTGAACACTGCAGGGGAGGAATCCAGCCCTGGCCCACAGGAACCTGACCTTGGTGAGAGGAAGCTCTGAGCCTGGCTCCTCCCGGCAACCCCAGCTCAGCACTTGGATGTTTCACGTCTTGCACTGGACTCTCCCGTCTGTGCTGACTGTGAAGCCACTTTAGTGTTCAAAATCAGCTAGAGCCAAGGGTGTAGtggaaaacaccaaaaaaaaacaaagtaaggGCTCTTCAAGTAACCACCCTGAGCCACATGGTTCATCTTTCTGATGTTAGGCTGTGCCGGGACAGAccgcctgcctgcctgcagcccagcagcccagcagcgaAACACACCATCCATCTGAATGCCTCATAAATGCAAGTGCTTCCTCTCACAGACTCaggtttctcagctgtggtgctctGGATGCTCCTCAGcagtgcacacagctgcagtcAGTCCTTGAGCTGAAGCGAGTGCTGCgctggctgtgtggtgctgctggcagagctggttGGTTCTGCTGGATTTCAGCAGCCTGCTCCGAGCCTGCAGCAGCTTCCAGGCCACTGAGAGCCACTGGCCAGTGtacagaagaaaggagaattGCTCATACCAAGCCCACAGAAGAAAAGTGCTTGGCATGTGGGCTCTTTGCTGCCTTCCTCCCACTCCAGGTTCCCTGGGGTGCTTCCTTAGAGCACCTCCTGCGTGTGCTTCTCCCCGTGCCACCCCTCTCCCTTTTCTCTGGGCTCCTGGCATCTGATCACCAACAAGATGAGCTTTGCTGCCTGAAGTTTGTGAGTGCTGTTACTGCATCTTTGCAGAGAAGACCCACAGCCCCTTCTCTTTGCCTGTGCAGGACCCAAGCTGTGCTTCTCTTTCAGCACTTCTGGAGAAAGATTAATGTCTTAAAGCCATGTgcacaagcaaaaaacaaatttcaactgtttcttttttttccccaataaaaAGCTATTATCATTGATAAATAGCATCTTGTCAAAAGCAAGCAGACAGTTCCTGAATGTGCAAAAATATTGCGCTCATTTAAACGGCGCTGCCTTGGTGGCACAATGGGCAGAGGCTGTGCTCTTTGACATCTTTATTgtgctttttaacatctttatgtgccctttaacatcttcatcaatgacatcgaggagggaattgagtgcagcctcagcaagtttgctgacaacaccaagctgagtggtgcagttggcacagtggaaggaagggaggccattcagagggacctcgacaggaTGGAAAGGTGGGAACAGGTGAACCTGGTgagggctggaggaatcccaggcatccatgcAGACTGAAgggagcggtccttgagagcagccctgcggagaaggacctggggtgctgatggatgaaaaacgtaacatgagccagcagtgtgtgcttgcagcttggaaagcaaatgggatcctgggctccatcagaagaggggtggccagcagggacagggaggtgatcgtccccctctactctgctcttgtgaggccccatctgcagtgctgtgtccaggtctggagccccagtACGAGAAGGTCAGAgggctgttggagagggtccagaggagccacagagatgagcagctCCCTAGaaagacaagctgagggagctgggcttgttcagcctggagaaaagaagactgcggggtgacctcattgcagcctttcagtacctaaagggagcctgcaaagaggaggaaatcaactctttgaaagggagGATAacagtaggacaaggggaaatggttttaagttgagggagggaaggtttaggttggatgtcagggggaagttctttactatgagagcggtgaggtgctggaacagctgcccagagaggctgtggatgccccatccatccctggaggtgttcaaggccaggttggatggggccctgggcagcctcggCTACcatgaaatggggaggttggtggccctgtgtgtggcagggggttggagcttcatgatccttgaggtcccttccaaccctggccattctgtgattctgtgattcagcccTGATTCCTGAATGGCAAAGCCCAGCACAAGGCACTGCTCTGAGGTTCCCAGGGAATCCCATCACAAAGCTCATCTCCCATCCTCTAGCAGAGCCAGCTGAGCACTCACTGTGAACAGAGCCCttcctctgtgcagcctggggagggagggcaccaaggaaaacagaatctgGTTGTGCTACTTCAGCTAATGTAATCATTGCAGAAAACCAGAACGAATTCTGCAAAAATATCAGCAAACCTGGATGGCAACAAATGGGCTGTTCTGAGCACTCAGCAACGCGTATTTACGGCACTGCATTTATTGTTCTTCAAAGAATGTTAAGATTTCCTTCTTCATTAAGTTTGTTGAGAAGCAATGAAAGCtcatgcaattttatttttaaatattgttttactacccaacagcaacagcaaattCATAAAAAAACCCACGTGATTGACCAGGActatggagggaaaaaaaattgttttctttgtacatTCTTATTAGTCTTGGCTAAGATGTTATAAAAGCAGTATCTTTTAACACCTTTTATTATACAAGGGTCAAGGGGTTTTTATGTTTCTTACAGAAAGCTTCAAATAGCCCACATAGCGGGTTACTGCTTCTTTCATATGGCTGCTGCACAAACAAGCACATTTTACACAGGAAATGACATAACCATGTAAAAGTGTACATGGAGTTTAGGCACATATTCAAACACTAATGGGAATGCATTGTTTTAAATGGCATACTTTTATGTTTACCTATTCAGCTTAGTACCCACATTTTAGCCAAATACAACAAAAATTATCCACACATACCTGTCTTATAGTGTActgtttatttgaaaatttgGACCTTCACAAAGACTCTCGTGGGACAGATAATGACCctaaaaagtaaatacaaatgaGGCATTCTCAGTGAGAGAGTGAGACCTGCCATCATAAAGGTGGAAAGCTGAACTTTTAACCTGCGTTGCTCCACAGCTCAGGTTTCCACACGTTTCAGCCATCCAGTTGCTAACACCGCCTCACCCACGGGAGGAAAGCTGTGACAATAACTTAGGGTGTCTATCTTTGCACGTTGTGTAATGACGGCGCTAAAGAAAGCGGTGCCAAACTTCTGCAGTCCCAAGGTGCTCTGGTTTCTTCCCAATGTCTTTGCTGTGTGTGAAGTCCCACACGGTGCCCTGTCCCCGAACCTTTGCTTTCATAGAGGAATGAGGCCCAAATGTGTCCATCTGGGCTCTGCTTCTGGGCGTTCTACAATCAGGAACATTTGCAATGGCCACCAATCCCCCTCCTTGGGAGCTTCAATATGAGTTTCCACTCCAGCTAACAAGATCTGAAATGTAGAAATTGAACGCATATATGGAATTAAGGCTACCAACGAAAAGCTCACCATGGCAGCCTCTTCTTGTGCCTGTTGAAGTTGCGGGTGATATAAGAATTACAGAAACAGCTTTGAGACAAGCAGGCTTTCATCACTGCAGATTTATGTGATCGTAACCATTCCATATGTTATAGTTAGTTACAGAGACAGGTTTTTGCACCAGATGACCTCAATGGCTTGGGCAGTGCAGCATTAAAGCACGGAAGAGCTGGGATGCATTCATACCACAGTGAAAGTCAGCAGCCTTGTTGAGGCCAGACCCAGGATCTGGTGATTTTGGTGCTGTAAGGAGCTAACTGCAGCACTGAAGTGTCTCTAGCTTTAAGTTTGTTTAAACTTTGTATCAACTACCTACCAGAATTCTGGAGCTTTTTCAACCAGCACTTTTTTAGACCTTTATACATCAGcgtttcttttaatttttctctgtttggtttgagataatcacagaatcctggcattcttttccatttacatGCTGATTTAAACTCCATATATAATTACCACTTCTCTCAACCTTCCACTCAGGGGAGTGATGCACTGGTGCTGTTACTGGCACACATGAGAGCAGAGGCTCCACTAGGAACATGCAAACAGGCACATGCATGGGAGCAGCACACTGGGGAAGGAGAACGCCCTTCCTCATGGTCACCCaacatctgcagagcacagctggggtCAGCATGGGGGAAAGGAGCAAGTGCTGCATGCCAGCCACCTAGAAGGCagccaggaggaagaaaagaaatgctggagCAGAATGGGCAGAAAGGAGTTCAGAACACACTCTCTTGATTCTGGACTGGCAGGAGAATGCTTTCTCCTACTTTAACAAAGGCAAAATCTGTCCAGATAGAAGCTTGTAGTGAAGCTTAGGATTCAAAACTCCTTGGTTTGAAAGCTCTGTGGAAAGCCCACAGGCAgttggcacagagctgtgggcagctgctgtggTCCTGGCAGTGGCCTCAGCTGGGGAGAGCAGGACTTGTGGAGAGCCCACCTGGAGCCCAGAGGCAGACAAGATtcctgggcacagccctgagccgCAGGAGGCACCGGAATGTCTCAGGTGTGTGATGGGGAGCTTCAAGTGCTAAATGTGTGCTATGAACGGGCTGTTCAGTCACCCTGCTCAAGTATTCTGACCCACTTCACTTTGTGTTACTGCATGGGTTGGGCCGAGTTATGCCCACTTCTGCAGGCAGAAGTCACTGTGCTGAGCTATTGCAAAGACATCACACGTATGAAAGCTTTCTGTGGTGTTTCTCGGTATCGCCCCACTGTAGGCTGTGGCACACGGCAGGTCTGCCCGCCCAGGGAGCCCACGTGCCTGcggctgggctgcagccaccaggCGTTGTGAGCTGTTGCAAGGGCCCGGCAGTTCAGAGCTCTCAGAGAACAAAGAAGGACAGAGATCTggccactgctgctctgtggccaTTGAGGAGGTGCTTAGGACCACTTCCCAGCAGTGTGAGTCAGAACAGGCTTGGTCTGGGGTCACTGCAGGAGGACCTCGGGGCCATATTCACCTCCTGACAACATCCCTGGCAGTGATGCTGAGCAAGCAGAGTGCAGGCCCAGGAACTCGTGTGGCTTGCTGGTTtacactgcagcaaaacaaagacCTTAGCGTTTGTAACTGAACTGTTGATAAGCCATGTCAGTCATTTCCAATGGTTCCCACATCCTGCCTGGTCCATCTACATTCAAATGCCAGCATGGTTATGTAGGTGGAATCatacaaaaagaaatcccaGAATAAATTTATGATCCACGCCTGGGATAGATACAGGAGATATGCAAACACGCAGCTGTTGGAGCGTGGAATAAGAAGATAACAGTTCTTTTGCAATCAGCTGCATAATTCATTCTGGCCCCAGGTGCACCAAGCGATAGTGGCGTTCCACACCCGATTAAAACACGGCGTGCTTTCAGATCTTTCTTCCAGTGTTTCCAGTCAGCAGTTAGAGGCAAGTGAAATACGTGAACATGTTATGCATACCTCCAGCATTCTGCCGCTCTGAAAAGTCCCTTTCACTTGTATTTATtgtacaaaaacattaaaacaaattcttaaCAGCATTATAATTATGCGGAGTTGGACAGCTAGGCACAATGTAGCACTGTGTCAATAATTTATTACATCTTATGCCATAACTGAACACTTTTACTAGGAGCATTTGAGAACAACTTGGACCTTATACAGAGTAATATATCTTGCTACACAATAATGGAAAGGTGGATACTTAAGAAAGACATGTAGCTTGCAGGAAAACATACATggaaagtaatacctcctgcATCACCCATCTCCATGTACAGCTTAAAACTAAATCAACATATTACATTTAATTACTCTTTTTATATATGCATAGTTTCGAGAGCTAATCAGAAAGAAATCATATCACAGTGCAACTATTCACACCAAGATGGGAGCATGCCAGaacacagccttctcttctagACGTCAGGACTACTTCCTCACAGTTCTTAATGGACAATGCACATGGACTCACATTCAGTCTCAAGAATGTTGTTCAAAGGATCAAACAGGTCACAGCTCACCAATACCATCTTTACACACTGCCTCTAGAGTAAAAGCAGGTGACTTAGAGGCTTGGAGGTCAAATCTTCCCTGTCACAGACTTTGGTTAGAGCCAGTTTCGTGTTGCCAACACACGGCTTTATGCTGGGCTGCATGACAGCATCCAAATACCACTGAAATATGCCCGCAGTGGAGAGATGGGGGGAGACATACAGAATCGCTGGGTTTGGTGCTACATCCTTGTAAACGTGCCCTAGAGGTAAGAAATTAAGTTAGCCTTGTTTCAGGAGAGGTTATGTTCAGTGCGTCACGTTGTCCTTCGTAACACATCCACATGAGCGACTGTTCTGCTACCTGCAGCCACACGACTCCACCACCATGTCCTCGTACTGCTTGTAGACCACGTTGTTTGCGGAGTCAATGAAAAGAATGCTGATAGGACTCAGCCTCGTTGGAACGCAGCAAGTTGGAGGCGTCGATTCGGGGTCCATGGAGTTCATTAAAGTTTGGATAACTGCGTGATTGGTGGGCTCTAGGTGGGATCGAAGGGGGAACTCACACAGACCTTCGCAGTGATACGCTTCGTATTCTAGAGGTGCTATTATCCAGTCATCCCAGCCCATATCCTTAAAATTCACATGGAGGGCTTTCCTGCTACACCTTGCCTTCAGGTTCTTACTGGGCCTCTTCCCTTGCCGTGTTGCTAGAGGAGCTCTTCTCTTCCGCCTCTGATTGAATAAGTACTCGTACACGGTTTTGTCATCTTGGCCGGATCTAGCCTTGATTTCATTGAAAAATAAGTCCCTTTTTTTGGTCCTCCCAAATACCAAGAAGAGAGCCTTTTCATTGACCTGTCTTCCCGTTCTGTTAAATCCCACAGTCCTGAGATCAACCGCTCTCCCCCTGTCAAAAGTTTCCAGTTCAAAACACAAGTTAACCAAGTTTTTGAAGTTCCTAAAAAGCTTCCAGATGTCAAACACTTCCCATTTTGGTGTATCTGTGATACTGACAGTACGAGAGTCCAGGAGTGTTGCTGCTTGTCTGTTGGTAGAGCAACTAAACAATTTCACCTGGGAAGTTTTTCCAGAGGAATGAGATTTCCAAGCATCAGAAGGCTTTTTCCTCAATATTCgaagctctgctcccagcagaccATCTTTTTCTAATGCACTGAtgtcaaaaatgtatttttgttttcttatggtTGGCGCTCGCTCATCTAAAAAAAGCACACACGTTTTTAGATCAAGCACAGAGCAATGctagtttttcatttctctatgaTGTTCCTGAAGCTCCCCCCCATAAGACTGGAATTGACCTTAGTCAGCCCACTAAGCAGAAAGAACAATTTTTGTCTAAGGGATGGGTTCTGAGCAGGAATCTAGAAGAATTTATTGACTCATCAGGGAAATGAGCTCTTGAGCTTGCCCTGTAGAAATGTCAATTCTTTCACCAGTGGGCATTTTCTAGCTTCAAAGTAGCCATTAGCCAATTGGAAAACAGTCATTTATAAGGTCTGAGGACTCACAGGGCCTATTCACCACTTCCATCCCACTTAAATTAGTGAAATGGGGCTTCAGTGGTGCCCAGGACTCATGCTGGCTCCAACATTACCTTTAGACAATACGATACTCAATTAGTTCTTTAAAACCAACATCCAACATCCCCCAGGAACACGAGGATAATTGCCTCATTAACTCAGCTCCACAGGATTCACAACTTTTCCAAATTGGGCAGAACAACGTGCCTCCCTTTAACCTGACGCTATCTTTGCCTGCTTAAACCCATGAGCAGCACTAATGAGGAATACGGCCAAGCCAACTTTTTATCAGTGTTTCAGTAACAACGCCTTCCAGTGGCGAGCCAAGGATCTGAACGCAGCACTGGTCAGCTGTGTGCCTTCCTGTCCCAAAAGCCAAACTATTCTTAACTAAGCAGCAAACAAATCTGGTCCTGGCTGAGCCTTCAATCACT comes from Lagopus muta isolate bLagMut1 chromosome 16, bLagMut1 primary, whole genome shotgun sequence and encodes:
- the GDF5 gene encoding growth/differentiation factor 5: MKILHFLTLLLWHLTWLSLDLVPGALSNSEAGQSNPGSKTDLLKAEGKERAPSARAGTPRAANHGFSTGTSKARAKSNAAQAGALLAKNDESQRVLSRTAATEAKVGHLPSRPSGVRTVTPKVPNLSSKAALKKTGSSGTDTSSFKTKKTKEPVTQREAKETFRQPPITPHEYMLSLYRTLSDAERKGVNGSVKLEAGLANTITSFIDKGQDERAPTIRKQKYIFDISALEKDGLLGAELRILRKKPSDAWKSHSSGKTSQVKLFSCSTNRQAATLLDSRTVSITDTPKWEVFDIWKLFRNFKNLVNLCFELETFDRGRAVDLRTVGFNRTGRQVNEKALFLVFGRTKKRDLFFNEIKARSGQDDKTVYEYLFNQRRKRRAPLATRQGKRPSKNLKARCSRKALHVNFKDMGWDDWIIAPLEYEAYHCEGLCEFPLRSHLEPTNHAVIQTLMNSMDPESTPPTCCVPTRLSPISILFIDSANNVVYKQYEDMVVESCGCR